The Pyricularia oryzae 70-15 chromosome 5, whole genome shotgun sequence genome includes a region encoding these proteins:
- a CDS encoding cytochrome b-245 heavychain subunit beta has translation MSVGEFLAKQLTAQKLFFNISFWGFHIGIFAYGWYKQFSDPRLAGLNTLTFSVWISRGAGLVLSVDGMLILLPVCRTIMRWIRPKIRFIPLDENIWFHRQIAYAMLIFSITHTAAHYVNFFNVERLQIRAQTAVQIHYAQPGGATGHMMLLCMLLMYTTAHHRIRQQSFETFWYTHHLFIPFFLGLYTHTVGCFVRDTVEPHSPFAGDEYWNHCIGYLGWRWELWTGGFYLLERLYREIRARRETKITRVVRHPYDVVEIQFNKPSFKYKAGQWLFLQVPSVSKYQWHPFTITSCPYDPYVSVHVRQVGDFTKALGDATGAGAAQAKLYEGVDPMGMYEVALQNGQQMPMLRIDGPYGAPAEDVFENEIAVLIGTGIGVTPWASILKNIWHLRNGPNPPTRLRRVEFLWVCKDTSSFEWFQTLLSSLEQQSTDAAGLPGGNGVEFLKIHSYLTQKLDMDTTQNIVLNSVGAALDPLTELKSRTNFGRPNFAKLFASMRDGIMDRTYLSGLEGSMKTTVGVYFCGPSAAARDIKAACKTASVNEVEFRFWKEHF, from the exons ATGTCGGTCGGAGAGTTCTTGGCTAAGCAGCTCACGGCGCAGAAGCTTTTCTTCAACATTAGCTTTTGGGGTTTCCACATAGGAATCTTTGCCTATGGTTGGTATAAGCAGTTTTCAGACCCCCGCCTGGCTGGTCTGAACACTCTTACGTTCTCCGTGTGGATTTCTCGAGGTGCCGGTCTGGTGCTTTCAGTCGATGGAATGTTGATTCTGCTGCCCGTCTGCCGAACGATCATGAGGTGGATCAGGCCCAAGATCCGCTTCATCCCCTTGGACGAGAACATTTGGTTCCATCGGCAAATCGCATATGCCATGCTGATCTTTAGCATCACCCACACCGCCGCGCACTATGTCAA CTTCTTCAATGTCGAGAGATTGCAAATTCGTGCCCAAACCGCAGTTCAGATTCACTACGCGCAGCCTGGTGGTGCCACCGGCCACATGATGCTGTTGTGTATGCTTCTCATGTATACCACAGCTCACCACAGAATTCGTCAGCAATCCTTCGAGACTTTCTGGTACACTCACCACCTGTTTATCCCGTTCTTCCTCGGTCTCTACACCCACACTGTGGGATGCTTCGTGCGTGACACTGTCGAGCCTCActcgcctttcgctggagaCGAGTACTGGAACCACTGTATCGGATACCTGGGTTGGCGCTGGGAGCTGTGGACTGGTGGCTTTTACCTGCTTGAGCGCCTTTACCGCGAGATCCGTGCCCGTCGTGAGACCAAGATTACCCGCGTCGTCCGCCATCCTTatg ACGTCGTCGAAATCCAGTTCAACAAGCCTTCTTTCAAGTACAAGGCCGGCCAATGGCTCTTCCTGCAGGTGCCCAGCGTCTCAAAGTACCAATGGCACCCTTTTACCATTACTTCTTGCCCGTACGACCCCTATGTTTCGGTCCACGTTCGTCAAGTCGGTGACTTTACCAAGGCTCTCGGTGACGCCACAGGTGCCGGAGCCGCCCAGGCCAAGCTCTATGAGGGAGTCGACCCTATGGGTATGTACGAGGTCGCGCTCCAGAACGGCCAACAGATGCCCATGCTCCGCATTGATGGTCCCTATGGTGCCCCTGCCGAGGACGTGTTTGAGAACGAGATTGCAGTCCTCATTGGAACTGGTATTGGTGTCACTCCTTGGGCCTCGATTCTCAAGAACATTTGGCATCTGCGCAACGGCCCGAACCCGCCTACCCGTCTCCGACGTGTTGAGTTCCTCTGGGTTTGCAAGGACACCAGCTCGTTCGAGTGGTTCCAGACTCTTCTGTCCTCGCTCGAGCAGCAGTCAACAGACGCTGCAGGTCTCCCCGGCGGCAACGGTGTCGAGTTCCTCAAGATTCACTCTTACCTTACTCAGAAGCTCGACATGGACACCACCCAGAACATCGTGCTCAACTCGGTTGGCGCTGCCCTCGACCCTCTGACTGAGCTCAAGTCCCGCACCAACTTTGGTCGCCCCAATTTCGCCAAGCTGTTCGCCTCGATGCGTGATGGTATCATGGATAGGACATATCTGAGTGGTCTCGAGGGAAGCATGAAGACCACAGTGGGAGTCTACTTCTGCGGTCCTTCAGCAGCTG cTCGCGATATCAAGGCTGCTTGCAAGACTGCATCCGTCAACGAAGTCGAGTTCCGCTTCTGGAAGGAGCATTTCTAG